GGACTGCCCGACGGCGGTATCGGCACGGACCCGTCCACGGCCGCCGGCCCGCGCGTCACGGACCACAAGGGCAGCGGGTCATGACGGTCGAGGACGGCGCGCGCGGACGGCACGTTGCACCTGCCGCGAAACAATGCTTGCGGCGGCAGCGCGGAGCGGTCGAGTGTCGTGGTGGTCAGGGCCTGAAGCTCTGCTGTGCCCGGTCCTCGCTCCTGGCCGGCTACCGCCTGACCGCGGTCCGAGAAACGGCGTGGTCAGCCGTTGATCACCTGGCCGCCGTTGGGGTGGAGCACCTGCCCGGCGATGTAGGAAGCGTCGTCGGAGGCGAGGAAGACGTAGCAGGGCGCGACCTCGTCGGGCTGCCCGGGGCGACCCATCGGCGTGTTGCTCCCGAACGACTCGACCGCGTCCGGCGGGAACGTCGCCGGGATCAGCGGCGTCAGATCGGCCCCGGCGCGACCGCGTTGACACGGATGCCCCTGCCGATGACCTGCTGCGATAGCGCACGCGTGAACGCGACGATCGCACCCTTGGTCGCGGAGTAGTCGACCAGCATCGGGTTGCCCTGGTAGGCCGTGACCGACGTCGAGTTGATGATGGACGCGCCCTCGCCGAGGTGTGGCGCCGCCGCCTTGACGAGGTGGAACATCGCAAAGACGTTGGTCCGGAACGTGCGCTCCAGCTGTTCGGTCGAGATGTCGGCGATGTCATCGCTGACATGCTGCTCGGCCGCGTTGTTCACGAGGACGTCGAGCTGGCCGAACTCATC
The Euzebyales bacterium genome window above contains:
- a CDS encoding SDR family oxidoreductase; the encoded protein is MAAGHRQGHPCQRGRAGADLTPLIPATFPPDAVESFGSNTPMGRPGQPDEVAPCYVFLASDDASYIAGQVLHPNGGQVING